One segment of Bacillus alkalisoli DNA contains the following:
- a CDS encoding YqzM family protein produces MNEFEKSVQSKRNDAVDSAVGFVVSFGFFATIFVMATVIHFLGS; encoded by the coding sequence ATGAACGAATTTGAAAAAAGCGTCCAAAGTAAACGTAACGATGCAGTAGACTCTGCTGTCGGCTTTGTCGTATCCTTCGGGTTTTTCGCAACGATTTTTGTTATGGCTACGGTTATTCATTTCTTAGGATCATAA
- the holA gene encoding DNA polymerase III subunit delta: protein MLLNAIKKLKSQNFAQTYLLLGTENFLLKEMKTAIVEHVIEEHEHDFNLSTYDLEETPIEVAIEDAETLPFIGERRVVIVTNPFFLTGEKSKSKVEHNTDRFLAYIQQPAPYTIFVILAPYAKLDERKKIVKTLKNQSEIFEAQTLEEKDLLQWMSHRAKQYSVTLSPNAGEELLKIAGVHLAVLAQEIDKMAMYIGPGGGEITLEIVQKLAAKTMEHNIFELIEKIVHRKIDQALEVFYELLRNNEEPIKILALMTAQFRLIYQVKNLSEQGYSQQKMAGTLKVHPYRVKLAAGQARYFKDKELMSLMDGLAEADYSMKSGKIDKVLAVELLLLKIANVK from the coding sequence ATGTTATTAAATGCAATCAAAAAGTTAAAATCACAAAATTTTGCCCAAACATACTTATTATTAGGTACAGAAAATTTCTTATTAAAAGAAATGAAAACCGCTATTGTTGAGCATGTCATTGAAGAACACGAGCATGATTTCAACCTATCAACATACGATTTAGAAGAAACTCCAATAGAAGTGGCAATTGAAGATGCAGAAACGTTGCCTTTTATAGGGGAACGACGAGTTGTCATCGTAACTAATCCTTTTTTTCTTACTGGAGAAAAGTCGAAAAGCAAAGTGGAGCACAACACAGATAGATTTTTAGCGTATATACAACAACCGGCTCCCTACACGATTTTTGTAATTCTGGCTCCATATGCTAAATTAGATGAACGTAAAAAAATTGTTAAAACATTAAAAAATCAGTCTGAAATTTTTGAAGCGCAAACATTAGAAGAAAAAGACTTATTACAATGGATGTCTCATCGTGCCAAACAATATAGTGTTACACTATCTCCAAACGCTGGGGAAGAGTTATTGAAGATTGCAGGTGTGCACTTAGCTGTTCTTGCGCAAGAGATCGATAAAATGGCCATGTACATCGGACCTGGTGGCGGAGAAATTACGCTAGAAATAGTACAGAAATTGGCTGCCAAAACAATGGAACACAATATTTTTGAGTTAATCGAAAAAATTGTCCACCGAAAAATCGATCAAGCACTGGAAGTTTTTTATGAACTATTAAGAAATAATGAAGAGCCAATTAAAATTTTAGCGTTAATGACAGCCCAATTCCGCTTAATTTACCAAGTGAAAAACTTAAGCGAACAAGGATACAGTCAGCAAAAAATGGCCGGAACATTAAAAGTACACCCTTATCGTGTAAAATTAGCCGCTGGCCAAGCGAGATATTTCAAAGACAAAGAGCTCATGTCCCTTATGGACGGACTAGCAGAAGCCGACTACTCCATGAAAAGCGGTAAAATAGACAAAGTCCTAGCGGTAGAATTGTTATTATTAAAAATAGCTAACGTAAAATAA
- the rpsT gene encoding 30S ribosomal protein S20, which produces MPNIKSAIKRVKTTEKRRAQNATVKSAMRTAVKKVEAFVANNDVEGAKTAYLEAAKRLDKAAQSGLIHKNAANRQKSRLAKKLNVATA; this is translated from the coding sequence ATGCCAAACATTAAATCTGCTATCAAACGTGTAAAAACTACAGAGAAGCGTCGTGCTCAAAACGCAACAGTTAAGTCTGCAATGCGTACAGCGGTGAAGAAAGTAGAAGCATTCGTTGCTAACAACGATGTGGAAGGTGCAAAAACTGCATACTTAGAAGCTGCAAAACGTTTAGACAAGGCTGCTCAATCTGGATTAATCCACAAAAATGCAGCTAACCGTCAAAAATCTCGCTTAGCGAAGAAACTTAACGTAGCTACAGCATAA
- the gpr gene encoding GPR endopeptidase: MNEPSIDLSKYAIRTDLAVEAGQMALEKHNKTAQQPATSLEGIVVKERESKGVKITNVNITEKGAEMTGKKPGNYLTLEVQGIRQQDTELQQKVEEVFAYEFNKFMEQLNIQKDASCLVVGLGNWNVTPDALGPVVCENLLITRHLFSLQPEAVQDGFRSVSSIVPGVMGLTGIETSDIIFGVVEKSKPDFVIAIDALAARSIERVNSTIQISDTGIHPGSGVGNKRKEISKETLGIPVIAIGIPTVVDAVSMASDTIDFILKHFGREMKEGNRPSRALAPAGLTFGEKRVLTDEDLPSEEHRQNFLGVIGNLEEEEKRKLIHEVLSPLGHNLMVTPKEVDDFIEDMANVIASGLNAALHGEVDQDNVGAYTH; encoded by the coding sequence ATGAATGAACCTTCCATTGATTTAAGTAAATATGCTATTCGAACAGACTTAGCTGTTGAAGCTGGACAAATGGCTTTAGAAAAACATAATAAAACAGCTCAGCAACCTGCAACATCATTAGAGGGAATCGTTGTTAAGGAAAGAGAAAGTAAAGGAGTTAAGATCACAAACGTTAACATAACCGAAAAAGGTGCGGAAATGACTGGGAAAAAACCAGGAAACTACCTGACGCTAGAAGTGCAAGGTATTCGCCAACAAGATACAGAACTGCAACAAAAAGTAGAAGAAGTTTTTGCTTATGAGTTTAATAAATTCATGGAACAGCTAAATATCCAAAAAGATGCAAGTTGCCTAGTTGTTGGATTAGGTAACTGGAATGTGACACCAGATGCATTAGGGCCAGTTGTTTGTGAAAATTTACTAATTACAAGACATTTGTTTTCTTTACAGCCAGAAGCTGTACAGGATGGCTTTAGATCTGTTAGTTCAATTGTTCCAGGAGTAATGGGGTTAACGGGAATTGAAACGAGCGACATTATTTTCGGTGTCGTAGAAAAGTCAAAACCAGATTTTGTCATAGCTATTGATGCACTGGCAGCACGTTCCATTGAGCGTGTTAACTCTACTATTCAAATTTCTGACACGGGAATTCACCCTGGTTCAGGTGTAGGTAATAAACGAAAAGAAATTAGTAAAGAAACATTAGGAATTCCAGTTATAGCTATTGGTATTCCAACTGTTGTCGATGCTGTTTCGATGGCAAGTGACACGATTGATTTTATATTAAAGCATTTCGGTAGAGAAATGAAAGAAGGCAATCGTCCTTCTCGCGCACTAGCTCCAGCAGGATTGACATTCGGTGAAAAAAGAGTTCTAACAGATGAGGACTTACCTTCAGAAGAGCATCGTCAAAACTTTTTAGGTGTTATAGGAAATTTAGAAGAAGAAGAAAAACGAAAGCTTATTCACGAAGTTCTTTCTCCATTGGGCCATAATCTAATGGTAACGCCAAAAGAAGTAGATGACTTTATTGAAGACATGGCCAATGTTATCGCTAGCGGCTTAAACGCAGCACTTCATGGTGAAGTGGACCAAGATAACGTTGGAGCGTATACACATTAG
- the spoIIP gene encoding stage II sporulation protein P: protein MKGYRTSNVIVSFNGTSIKKTIVAIIAAFIFIFAVSGLLTSLKPEYRITFSAVNEFSKRFSGESLLFIFGYENAYFTQGMSAEIKKPNYGAALFELTTSLNLDDPRSLIRNEIPGFRQFDSEILIAGDGTNYTDISIESPPPYEVLMGEREAAIVNLDDIESDKEDNESTPPPLSTGDKKVVYIYNSHNYESFLPYLDGVENPDDAQHSKVNVMRLGERLKDELELRGVGSHFETTDIMAMLKENRWLYPQSYRASRKVKEAAIQSNRDLNYFIDIHRDGTRRDSTTTNINGEDYAKIMFVIGTNHNGWEKNLKIVEQLDALLKEKYPGISRGARRQGGAGNNGVYNQDLSEQSILIEIGGVDNTFEEMYRTVEAFADVFSEFYWQAEKVDSKPQGSGQ from the coding sequence ATGAAAGGCTACCGCACGTCGAACGTCATCGTATCATTCAATGGGACAAGCATAAAAAAAACAATCGTAGCAATAATCGCAGCATTCATCTTCATATTTGCGGTATCAGGTTTGTTAACTTCACTAAAGCCAGAATATAGAATTACATTCTCAGCAGTAAACGAGTTTTCAAAGCGTTTTTCTGGTGAGTCACTTTTATTTATTTTTGGATATGAAAATGCTTATTTTACACAAGGTATGTCAGCGGAAATTAAAAAGCCAAACTATGGTGCAGCCCTGTTTGAGTTGACAACTAGCTTGAATTTAGACGATCCAAGAAGCTTAATTCGAAATGAAATACCTGGATTCCGCCAGTTCGATAGTGAAATTTTAATTGCTGGAGACGGAACTAACTATACAGACATTTCGATTGAATCACCTCCACCATATGAAGTGTTAATGGGGGAAAGGGAAGCAGCAATAGTAAATCTTGACGATATAGAATCGGATAAAGAAGATAATGAATCAACACCTCCTCCACTTTCAACTGGAGATAAAAAAGTAGTTTATATATATAACTCTCATAACTATGAATCATTTTTGCCGTACCTAGACGGGGTGGAAAATCCTGACGATGCTCAACATTCAAAAGTAAATGTAATGCGTTTAGGTGAGAGGTTAAAGGATGAATTGGAATTAAGAGGTGTGGGCTCTCACTTTGAAACAACAGATATTATGGCAATGTTAAAAGAAAACAGATGGCTATATCCACAGTCTTACAGAGCATCTAGAAAAGTTAAGGAAGCGGCAATTCAATCTAATCGTGATTTAAACTATTTTATAGATATTCATCGTGATGGAACTAGAAGAGACTCAACAACGACGAATATAAACGGGGAAGACTATGCAAAGATAATGTTCGTTATTGGTACAAACCATAACGGCTGGGAAAAGAACTTAAAAATTGTAGAACAATTAGATGCTCTCTTAAAAGAAAAATACCCAGGAATAAGCAGAGGGGCACGCCGTCAAGGTGGAGCAGGTAATAACGGAGTGTACAACCAAGATCTATCCGAACAATCTATCCTTATTGAAATTGGTGGTGTCGACAACACTTTTGAAGAAATGTATCGCACAGTAGAAGCATTTGCCGATGTATTTAGCGAATTCTACTGGCAAGCAGAAAAAGTAGACAGTAAACCACAAGGAAGTGGTCAGTAA
- a CDS encoding DUF3679 domain-containing protein yields the protein MMKRFMLKCTFIAFVLFLGVLFGMQQANVGMQKMKGYDDPAFSGSAFHVASEEGFKSTLHGTNVTSQDIREKQKKLEEIKTFNAFSSMGKKLAGSVSDMVDKAIKDTTDKVEEKITNINSKEEGS from the coding sequence ATGATGAAAAGGTTTATGTTGAAATGTACATTCATTGCATTTGTTCTATTTCTTGGAGTGCTTTTCGGCATGCAACAAGCAAATGTCGGAATGCAGAAAATGAAAGGATATGACGACCCGGCGTTTTCTGGATCAGCTTTTCATGTAGCAAGTGAAGAAGGATTCAAAAGTACATTGCACGGAACTAATGTAACAAGCCAAGATATAAGAGAAAAACAAAAAAAATTAGAAGAAATTAAAACATTTAATGCCTTTTCTTCTATGGGAAAAAAATTAGCTGGCAGTGTGTCGGATATGGTTGATAAAGCAATAAAAGATACAACTGATAAGGTAGAAGAAAAAATCACGAATATAAATAGTAAGGAAGAGGGTAGCTGA
- the lepA gene encoding translation elongation factor 4, translating to MNNEKRLKRQSNIRNFSIIAHIDHGKSTLADRILEKTSALAQREMKNQLLDSMDLERERGITIKLNAVQLKYKAKNGEEYTFHLIDTPGHVDFTYEVSRSLAACEGAILVVDAAQGIEAQTLANVYLALDNDLEIMPVINKIDLPSAEPERVRQEIEDVIGLDASDAVLASAKAGIGIEEILEQVVVKIPAPEGDPEAPLKALIFDSLFDPYRGVVAYIRVVDGTVKVGDKIRMMATGKEFEVNEVGVFTPKSLMLDELTVGDVGFLTASIKNVGDTRVGDTITNAKNGATEPLPGYRKLNPMVFCGLYPIDSAKFNDLRDALEKLELNDSALQYEPETSQALGFGFRCGFLGLLHMEIIQERIEREFNIDLITTAPSVIYNVFLTDGSELRVDNPSNMPNPQSIDRVEEPYVKATIMVPNDYVGAVMELCQDKRGNFIDMTYLDDIRVSVVYHIPLAEIVYDFFDQLKSSTKGYASFDYELIGYKPSHLVKMDILLNTEQVDALSFIVHRDSAYERGKIIVEKLKELIPRQQFEVPIQATIGQKVVARSTIKAMRKNVLAKCYGGDISRKRKLLDKQKEGKKRMKSVGSVEVPQEAFMAVLKMDDTNSKK from the coding sequence ATGAATAATGAAAAAAGATTAAAGCGTCAGTCCAATATCCGTAACTTTTCGATTATTGCCCATATTGACCATGGGAAATCAACGTTAGCTGACCGTATTTTAGAAAAAACATCTGCGTTAGCACAACGTGAAATGAAAAATCAGTTGTTAGACTCAATGGATTTAGAGCGTGAGCGTGGAATTACAATTAAACTGAACGCAGTCCAATTAAAATATAAAGCAAAAAATGGAGAAGAATATACCTTCCACCTTATTGATACCCCAGGGCATGTAGACTTTACATACGAAGTATCTCGAAGCCTAGCAGCTTGTGAAGGTGCAATTCTCGTAGTCGACGCAGCACAGGGTATCGAAGCACAAACGTTGGCGAACGTTTATCTTGCTTTAGATAATGATCTAGAAATCATGCCTGTAATCAATAAAATCGACTTACCAAGTGCAGAACCCGAGCGAGTTCGTCAGGAAATTGAAGATGTAATTGGCTTAGATGCATCCGATGCTGTTCTTGCAAGTGCAAAAGCTGGAATTGGTATTGAAGAGATTCTGGAGCAAGTTGTAGTAAAAATTCCTGCACCAGAGGGTGACCCTGAAGCACCATTAAAAGCGTTAATATTCGACTCTTTATTCGATCCATACCGTGGAGTTGTTGCATACATTCGTGTCGTGGACGGTACAGTTAAAGTTGGCGATAAAATTAGAATGATGGCAACTGGTAAAGAATTCGAAGTGAATGAAGTAGGAGTATTCACTCCTAAGTCACTTATGCTTGACGAGTTAACGGTTGGGGACGTAGGGTTTTTAACAGCGTCCATTAAAAATGTTGGAGATACACGTGTAGGTGATACAATCACAAACGCAAAAAATGGAGCAACAGAGCCGTTACCAGGTTACCGTAAATTAAACCCGATGGTATTCTGTGGACTATACCCAATCGATTCTGCGAAATTCAATGACTTACGTGATGCCTTAGAAAAATTGGAATTAAATGATTCTGCTCTACAATACGAGCCTGAAACATCGCAAGCATTAGGATTTGGATTCCGCTGTGGTTTCTTAGGACTACTTCACATGGAAATCATCCAAGAGCGTATTGAGCGTGAATTCAATATCGACTTAATTACTACGGCACCTTCCGTAATATATAACGTATTTTTAACAGATGGTTCAGAGCTTAGAGTAGACAACCCGTCTAACATGCCAAACCCTCAATCTATTGATAGAGTAGAAGAGCCATACGTGAAAGCAACGATCATGGTACCAAACGATTATGTTGGTGCAGTAATGGAGCTTTGCCAAGACAAGCGTGGAAACTTCATAGACATGACGTACCTAGACGATATTCGTGTAAGTGTGGTCTATCATATACCACTCGCAGAAATTGTATATGATTTCTTTGATCAGCTTAAATCGAGCACAAAAGGATATGCTTCTTTTGACTATGAGTTAATTGGATACAAGCCTTCTCACTTAGTGAAGATGGATATTTTATTGAATACTGAACAAGTGGATGCATTGAGCTTTATCGTGCATAGAGATTCTGCATATGAACGTGGGAAGATTATCGTTGAAAAACTAAAAGAACTTATTCCGAGACAACAATTCGAAGTGCCGATTCAAGCGACTATCGGGCAAAAAGTTGTTGCGCGTTCAACCATTAAAGCAATGCGTAAAAACGTACTTGCAAAATGTTACGGTGGAGATATTTCTCGTAAACGTAAACTTCTTGATAAACAAAAAGAAGGAAAAAAGCGTATGAAATCTGTAGGATCTGTAGAAGTACCGCAAGAAGCATTCATGGCAGTACTGAAAATGGACGATACCAACAGTAAAAAATAG